The Methanosarcina barkeri MS DNA window TCTAGTTATTCTGGATGGAATATAGTTGAACCGAATGAGTTTATTGAAAATGGTTTTGTTTATACGAAAATTGTGAGAGTAGATCAAAACTAAAATGAGATCGTTTGAGTAGGGAATCACAATTTTAGAAGTAAGTTTAGTTTTATAAAATCCTGAAAAAGGATGAACACAATGTATAAGAAATTAAAAGAAAACAAGGAACTTTGGGATCTCTTTACCAGAAAGGAAGAATACGATCTGACCTTTCGTGATATGTATGAGAGATTTCCGTACTATCTAGGCAGCCAAAGAAATATTTTTGAACCCAGTGTTTCCAAATTTCTGTTAGAAAATGGGCTGAGACCGCAGTATCCGGACAGAAAACAGTTTGCTGTTTGCCTTACACACGACATTGACATTGTTCATCCAGGTAGATTGTACCCAATATTTGGAGCCGCAAGATCTTTTGTTAAAGGAAATTTAACAGATGCTATAAAAATCCCCTTTTCTATACTTGACAAAAAACGAAATCCTTTCTGGAACTTTAAGGAAATAATGGAGCTAGAAGCAAAATATGATGCAAAATCCAGCTTTTATTTTTTAACTCTGGAATCCGGAGAGAGCGACTACAGCTATAATATAGAGGATATCGAAGATGAATTAAAGACTATATCAGAAAATGGATGGGAAGTTGGTCTCCACGGAGGACATGAATCTTACAACAGTTTTGAGGACGTCAAGAAAAAAAAGCAAAAGCTTGAGAAGGTTCTCGGCAAAGAAGTAATTGGATACAGAAATCACTACTTAAGATTTAAGGTACCGAATACTTGGGAATTATTGAGTAAAGCAGGCTTCAAATACGACT harbors:
- a CDS encoding polysaccharide deacetylase family protein, with the protein product MYKKLKENKELWDLFTRKEEYDLTFRDMYERFPYYLGSQRNIFEPSVSKFLLENGLRPQYPDRKQFAVCLTHDIDIVHPGRLYPIFGAARSFVKGNLTDAIKIPFSILDKKRNPFWNFKEIMELEAKYDAKSSFYFLTLESGESDYSYNIEDIEDELKTISENGWEVGLHGGHESYNSFEDVKKKKQKLEKVLGKEVIGYRNHYLRFKVPNTWELLSKAGFKYDSTFGYADCAGFRNGMCHPFKPINVNTGQQIDILEIPLTIMDCTLFKDYMRLDFKKAWEFTKSLIDTVEQCNGVITILWHNTYMQEENLKFYEKILEYCSEKRAWMTSGEEIAFCKNNIFCKNNI